TCCACTTTTCTCCAATACGTCAAAACCTTCACCGATGGATGCCATCATACCGTACTCGATACCATTGTGGACCATTTTCAGGAAGTGACCGCTGCCCGCTTTACCAGCATACAGGTAGCCGTTCTCTACGGAAGTATCTTTGAATGCCGGTTCAACGATGGCCCAAGCTTCAGGGTCTCCACCGATCATATAACATGCTCCATTACGTGCGCCTTCCATACCGCCAGATGTACCTGCATCCATGTAGTGAATGCCTTTGGTTTTCATCTCTTCGTAGCGACGGATGGATTCTTTGTAGTGGGAGTTACCCGCTTCGATAATGATGTCGCCTTTGGACAACAATGGGCTAACTTCAGCCAATACAGCATCTACCACGTTGTGAGGAACCATGATCCACAATACACGTGGGGATTCGAGCGAAGCCACCATCTCTGCGTAAGAAGATACGCCTTCAGCGCCGTATTCTTTCATTTCATTTACTGCTTCAGCGTTCAGGTCAAAAGCAACCACTTCATGTTTGTGATCAATCAAGTTTCTACCCAGGTTCAATCCCATTTTTCCTAATCCGACTAGTCCAAGTTTCATTTTAAAATCCTCCTGTTATGAACATTGTTTAAATTTCATGTGCGCTCAATATTAAAAATAAGTGCTTAACGTTTGGCGAAGTAACCGTTCCGGTAACGAATCGTTCTTTTGATCGCTGTTATCCCCAGATTTTTTTTGAATCTCCTATATAGGAGAAAATCCGGGGATAAAGGCGAACGCTTTGCTTCTACAGAATCGATTTCGTCCCCTACACTACATTCTCAGCGTTTAAGCCAACCCATTTTCAAAACTGAGCAGCTAATCTATATTCAAAAATTTTCACGGCCTTCCGGCCACATAACCGGAAGGGCTTATGCAAAATTGGAACGGTATAATTCGTAAAAAATACTTCATATATATCCGCATTTTGCTTCATCGATCCAGTTCGCTCCCAAGTATAAACGCTCTAGGCGAATAGAAACATGTCGTTCTGTATCCTGCTGACTTGGAAGACGCATATGGGTTGTGCAAAATGTTCATTCGTGACCAGAACGGATTATACCGCTCTTATCTCTGTGCTCACTTTTTCGATTTCACTTACCACCAACGGTAGCCATCTTCGGCTGTCAGGCGATCTGCTGAATCTGGTCCATGCGAACCTGCACTGTACGTATCCAGTGGCACGCTGCCAGCTTCGAATGCTTCCTGAATCGGTTGAACCCACTGCCATGCCAGCTCCACTTCGTTCCAGTGAGCGAAGAAGGTGGAATCACCACGCATAGCGTCAAAGATCAGATTCTCGTACGCTTCAGGGATGTTACGTTTGCCTGAGTTGAAGGTCATATGCATCGGTTCCACTTCACCATGGTTCAATGGATTCTTCGCATTTAATTGAAGGGAAATACTTTCTCCCGGACCAATTTCAATCGTAAGCAGGTTAGGTTCCGTTGTGTTCTCGGATTCATGACCCGTTTTGAGTGGCGATTTGAATTCAACCACGATTCTCGTGGATTTCTCAGCCAGACGTTTACCTGTACGGATATAAAATGGTACCTCGCTCCAGAATGGATCATCGATCCACAGTCTTGCGGCAACATAGGTCTCGTTCTGAGATCCGGCAGGGATGCCAGGCTCGTCCAAATATCCAACAACCGAGGAACCTTGCAATTCACCTGCTGCATATTGCGCACGAACAACTTCAGAGGCAATATTTTCTTTCGTCAAAGGACGAAGCGCTTCAGCAATTTTTTGTTTTTTGAATTGAATTTCTTCCGGTGTGCAACGTTTTGGCAGATGCAAACCAATCATCATAAGCAACTGGAGCATATGGTTTTGGAACATGTCACGAAGCGCACCACTTTGGTCGTAATACGCAGCACGTTCTTCAACACCCACCGTCTCACTTGCCGTAATCTGTACGTTGGCAATATAACGGTTAGACCACAAGGCCTGAATTACCGGATTCGCATAGGTAAGCGTCTCAATATTTTGAACCATTGGTTTACCAAGGAAATGGTCAATGCGATAGATCTCTTCTTCCGCAAAGGTATTGCTCAGTTTCTCGTTCAGATCACGAGCCGATTGCAGATCGTGTCCGAAAGGTTTTTCGATAATCAGTTTTTTCCAGCCTTTGGTGTTACCCAAGCCACTTTCTTGAATGTTCAATGCGATCGGCTCAAAGAATTCCGGTGCCACCGACATGTAGAACATGCGATTTTCGGGAATGTTAAGCTCTTGTTCACGCTGTTGAACGAGTTCCAACAATTTGGTGTAATCTTCAAGCTTCGTATTATTTAAAGAACAATAACGGAAAGCGCCAATGAAATCACGAACCTGAGATGCTTCTTCAGGGGTCTGACGAGAGAATTCATGAAGTGACTTTTCTACATTTGCCTGAAAGTCCGCATCCGACAATTCACGCCGTCCCAAACCAATAACGGAGAAGGATTTCGGCATTTTCTGATCCATGTACAAGTTATATAATGCAGGGTAAATCTTACGTTTGGCTAAATCGCCTGTTGCCCCGAACAGGACAAATGTCATTGCATCCATTGGAGTGCCTCCTGTGATCTGTGCAGTATAGTATATGATGTTGCAAAATGTTCAAATCCAAGCATGACAAAAGACGGAATAAGTGGGTGTGTTCCCCGCCTTGCCTCCGTTTATATAACACACCTGAATTTAACCATGGAACATTCCTTCTCTCCACAACCTGTATTTAGGTTATAAATTGTAACCATTTGAATTAACGTTACCCATATTACACCTGTCGTCACAATTCGTCAATAATCGTGTCGAACCTGTGAACTCCAGTGTTTATAGGCTTTTTATTTGATGATAACGCTTTATGTGGTAAGATTAAGAACAATTGGTATGTGACATTTTACACATATGGCCTGTGGACAAGTAGGTTACAATAAGTATACTAATGATATTACAGGCAATACTAAATCAAAGGAGTACAATCATGAGCGATGATGAGAATGCCAAGCAAATATGCACAAAAGTGGAACAATCTTATCAGATCATTGGCCGAAAATGGGTAGCCCTCATTATTCATGCATTGATGGAGGAGCCCAAACGCTTCAGTGAGATTCACGCTTATATCCCTGACTTGAGCAAACGTGTGTTAAATGAGCGAATGAAGGAATTGGAGGAAGAAGGACTCGTGGTTCGTCATGTGGTCACGGAACGTCCAGTTCGGACTGAATATATGTTGTCACGAAAAGGCACGGAACTAGGGAGAGCACTAAGCGCTGTGGAACGTTGGGCTGATAAGTGGCTATAACCTTTTGAGAAATCCATATTGTTTATATAACTTGAAGGTCCCGATGTGCAATCCCGGAGGTGGAGTATCGCATTTAGCAACTGGCTAGTGCAATCCGCATCCGGGATTTTTTCAATTCAAATGGTGAATACTAATTATATTGAGACACGTAATAACGCTATTTTTTTTGCAATCCAAATTCAAGCTAACTGTTTCATTTAAATTGTTGCTGATACTGTAGCGGGGTCATCCCCGCTCATTGGGGAAATAACTAGATGCAATACGATCCATTTTGGAACCGACACGCCTGCCTATCTCTTCACCGAAAGCGTAGTTGTATCAGGCAACAAATAGGCTGATTTCAAGCTTCAAGCTGTTACATATTCCGAAATGCCGTTACCTGTCTCTTGGCAAAAAATGCGGAAATCATACGATTTGGATAAGTGAACATCTACTGCCATTTAATCTAATTCGAGGTCATATTTGAAATGTTTTTTAATTCATTTCATCATCTTTTCCTATACTACAAATGGCGTAAGTCCGCTAATTTTAGTAGCACTTAATTTTGATCCCTCTTTCTGTTGGTCATCACCAGAGGGATTATTATTATCTGGAATTGATCTCAAATTTAATTGGATGGAAGCATCGGGTCTATTGGTTTAGGGAGTTATAGACTCAACAAATGAAGCACAAAAAGATACCACCTCATTATTACGTAAGGTGGCTTTTTTAGATATTCATAATAATAACTTATTATTTTGGATTAGATTATTATTTTAAGTTTTAGCCAATTTCTTATAAAAAAACTGATTTTTATGTAAAATTAAAATCTCAATACACAATCAATAATTTCCATCAGCATCCTTTATCCTCTTGATGGCATCTAACATTTCCTGTTTTTGTTTGAGTAGTAACTGTGTCCGAGTATCCAACTGATAGAAGAACACTTCCACCTTGATTCGAAGTTTATCTGCTGATTGTCCCTTCCAGGTATTTAGCTTCTCATACAATCCTCGTGCTTCTCTCTCGTTTTCTCTTAATTCGCTAAGGATAAGATCCAACTCTTGTTCTGCCTGTAATAACTGATCCAAATCCATGGCTATACTGCTTCCACTCATTTACATCTTCCTGCCTTTCTACACATGTTCGTTAAGCTACTGTTCCACTATCGGCCTGGATAAATAGATCAGCCTTGTTCTGGATATAATCTACAAGATCTGATGTATGTTCCAGATGCCATTCATCTAACTGCTTAATACTCATCTGAAGATCCCATACAATTGGCACAAGCCGCTGACTGTGACTGCTCTCGGTGTACTCAAAAAAGTTCCGTTGGATTCGCTCAAAGGTACGGCTCATATCCTGCGCTTGGCGACTCCATTTCCCTGCGATCTCCTTCAGTTCCTCTGGCGTTAACTCAATGGTTCCTGCCGAGTACCCACCTACAACGTTAACCACAGACTTGAAACCTTTGGATAGGGTATCCCATGCTTCACGTGTATGATCCAGGATGTTATGATCCGAAGGTTTTCGCGGAGAGTAACTCACTCGTTCACCCGTAATTTCATCATACAATGTATTGTCGATATATCCATCCTCATCGAAACTGTAATGTTTCATATCGTGATATCCAGGACCATCCTCAAATAATGTATCCTTAACCTTGGCCCAAACATTCATCCCATAGTTCTTATTCGCATCTGCATAATTTGAATTAATAAGAAGCGTAGATCCCACATGCCGCTCATACCCCTCAAAGAGACCGCTCGCAATACCATCGCCAGGATGTATGAAATTGGTTACTTGTCCATCAAACTCCCCTTCCTCGGCTTTCCTTCTCATCTCTGGCGTCAACGCGGCCACAACGGTTGGTGCACTAAACGTGACAGCATCGAGTCCCGTATACACCGCTGCATATTGCGCATTGGCACCGCCAAGGGAATGGCCCGTAAGTGTGAAGTCTGCATCAGGATACTTGCCCTGCAGCTCCTTCACATAATCTTCCGCTTCATATAACTGATTATCTGGTCCAATATCTTTACTCATTCTCTTTCGAGTATCTCCCATGAGATTATTAAGCCACGTAATCCCTAGTGCATCTTCGGTGCCCTGAATAACTCCCCCCCAGGATTCAGGCCATGGATTGTATTTTCTATCGAACGTGGCTTTTATTTCGGGTAGACCAATATTTAGAACATCAGTTTTTAGATCAGGGTACGCCCTCTCCAGAGGAGCACTTCCCTCGGTTCCCCGGAAAGCAATGACGGCTTGTTTGGTTTCAGGATTATAAAAAGTAACAGCATCCATTCCTGATGTGTTATGCTTCTGATCTAGTACTTCCCATCCAGGGAGTATTCTAATTTCTTCTCCTGTTACATAATCACTATAAGCTGCTTCAGACATTTTCTGATAAACCTGATCCGTTAGCTCTATTTTACTTTTTCCACTACCATCCTTACTCATTCTTAA
The window above is part of the Paenibacillus sp. 1781tsa1 genome. Proteins encoded here:
- the gnd gene encoding phosphogluconate dehydrogenase (NAD(+)-dependent, decarboxylating); amino-acid sequence: MKLGLVGLGKMGLNLGRNLIDHKHEVVAFDLNAEAVNEMKEYGAEGVSSYAEMVASLESPRVLWIMVPHNVVDAVLAEVSPLLSKGDIIIEAGNSHYKESIRRYEEMKTKGIHYMDAGTSGGMEGARNGACYMIGGDPEAWAIVEPAFKDTSVENGYLYAGKAGSGHFLKMVHNGIEYGMMASIGEGFDVLEKSGFDFDFEQVARVWNNGSVIRSWLMELTERAFSKDANLDEIKGVMHSSGEGRWTVETAFDLQTATPVIALSLLMRYRSLETDTFTGKVVAALRNEFGGHAVEKN
- the zwf gene encoding glucose-6-phosphate dehydrogenase, yielding MDAMTFVLFGATGDLAKRKIYPALYNLYMDQKMPKSFSVIGLGRRELSDADFQANVEKSLHEFSRQTPEEASQVRDFIGAFRYCSLNNTKLEDYTKLLELVQQREQELNIPENRMFYMSVAPEFFEPIALNIQESGLGNTKGWKKLIIEKPFGHDLQSARDLNEKLSNTFAEEEIYRIDHFLGKPMVQNIETLTYANPVIQALWSNRYIANVQITASETVGVEERAAYYDQSGALRDMFQNHMLQLLMMIGLHLPKRCTPEEIQFKKQKIAEALRPLTKENIASEVVRAQYAAGELQGSSVVGYLDEPGIPAGSQNETYVAARLWIDDPFWSEVPFYIRTGKRLAEKSTRIVVEFKSPLKTGHESENTTEPNLLTIEIGPGESISLQLNAKNPLNHGEVEPMHMTFNSGKRNIPEAYENLIFDAMRGDSTFFAHWNEVELAWQWVQPIQEAFEAGSVPLDTYSAGSHGPDSADRLTAEDGYRWW
- a CDS encoding helix-turn-helix domain-containing protein; this translates as MSDDENAKQICTKVEQSYQIIGRKWVALIIHALMEEPKRFSEIHAYIPDLSKRVLNERMKELEEEGLVVRHVVTERPVRTEYMLSRKGTELGRALSAVERWADKWL